In Phocoena phocoena chromosome 3, mPhoPho1.1, whole genome shotgun sequence, a single window of DNA contains:
- the DCANP1 gene encoding LOW QUALITY PROTEIN: dendritic cell nuclear protein 1 (The sequence of the model RefSeq protein was modified relative to this genomic sequence to represent the inferred CDS: inserted 5 bases in 4 codons; deleted 2 bases in 1 codon; substituted 2 bases at 2 genomic stop codons), whose product MALEPEGSATLCDSLMKNFVLATDLVGSQEGVYCCERWHQKAQYSGPKCSPNYALGSSSPLHAERKSRCLKTKPERQRLERGSAGGPPEPPGCSSPAPPGNLCHRPRVLFLPGRGKPNLAGGLXEGAAHLLPGGVSDSGXKSGRPSGPQDGLCSTREEGKPETGQKGARKHPACCFRLYXVHKVPSGNSPPASYMFPKQQSSTPCKAPFFFGRKPFKSPDPNTHPPXFSPRSXNYQVGFRPWSMNLIPLSFXCSDRLSRAVSPSQQCPLHSLSSHTQGSLCG is encoded by the exons ATGGCTCTGGAGCCTGAGGGCTCAGCCACACTCTGTGATTCCCTGATGAAGAATTTTGTCTTAGCCACGGACCTGGTGGGCAGTCAGGAGGGGGTTTACTGTTGTGAACGTTGGCACCAGAAGGCCCAATATTCAGG ACCGAAGTGCTCCCCAAACTATGCATTAGGGAGCAGCAGCCCTTTGCACGCAGAACGGAAAAGCCGCTGCCTGAAGACTAAACCTGAACGTCAAAGGCTGGAGAGAGGAAGC GCTGGTGGccccccagagcccccagggTGCAGCTcccctgctccaccagggaacCTTTGCCATAGACCGAGAGTCCTCTTCCTTCCAGGAAGGGGCAAACCCAACCTAGCTGGGGGCCTATGAGAGGGAGCAGCCCACCTCCTCCCTGGGGGTGTCTCTGACTCGG TGAAGTCTGGGAGGCCCTCTGGGCCCCAGGATGGACTATGCAGCACGCGGGAGGAGGGCAAACCAGAGACAGGGCAGAAGGGAGCCAGGAAACACCCAGCTTGTTGTTTCAGACTCT CTGTTCATAAAGTCCCCTCCGGAAACTCACCGCCTGCCTCATACATGTTTCCTAAACAGCAAAGCTCCACTCCATGCAAGGCTCCATTTTTCTTCGGTAGAAAACCATTTAAATCACCAGACCCCAACACCCACCCTCC ATTCTCGCCCAGAAGTTAGAATTATCAGGTTGGCTTCAGGCCCTGGTCCATGAACTTGATACCCCTTTCCT GCTGCTCAGACAGACTGAGCAGGGCAGTGAGTCCCTCTCAACAATGTCCTCTGCATTCCCTCAGCTCGCATACACAGGGCAGCCTATGTGGCTGA
- the TIFAB gene encoding TRAF-interacting protein with FHA domain-containing protein B, with protein MERPLTVLRVSLHHPTPGPATFANVPLQLEHDTSPLLVGRGPDAHLRLQLPRLSRRHLSLEPYLEKGSARLAFNLKVLSRKGCVWVNGLTLRFLEQMPLSTVNRVAFSGMQMVVHIEGGTSLEAFVCCFQLSPSPLIYRLQAEETDEWEIIPQKQPPSGSGKQASGHLGFLDSPSQPRPGGAPEIQLQREPPDGALC; from the coding sequence ATGGAGAGGCCCCTCACCGTCCTGCGGGTGAGCCTGCACCACCCCACGCCAGGCCCTGCCACCTTCGCCAATGTCCCTCTGCAGCTAGAGCACGACACCAGCCCACTGCTGGTGGGCCGGGGCCCGGATGCCCACCTCCGGCTGCAGCTCCCTCGCCTCTCCCGCCGGCACTTGTCACTGGAACCCTACCTGGAGAAGGGCAGTGCCCGGCTGGCCTTCAACTTGAAGGTTCTGAGCCGCAAGGGCTGCGTGTGGGTCAACGGGCTGACGCTGAGGTTCCTGGAGCAGATGCCCCTGAGCACCGTTAACAGGGTCGCCTTCTCTGGCATGCAGATGGTGGTCCACATCGAGGGAGGCACCTCCCTGGAGGCCTTTGTCTGCTGCTTCCAACTCAGCCCCTCGCCCCTGATTTACAGGCTCCAGGCTGAGGAGACCGACGAATGGGAAATCATCCCCCAGAAGCAGCCTCCCTCAGGTTCAGGGAAGCAGGCTTCGGGTCACCTGGGGTTTCTTGACAGCCCTTcccagcccaggcctggaggAGCACCAGAAATACAGCTCCAGAGGGAGCCCCCAGACGGTGCGCTCTGCTAG